The following proteins come from a genomic window of Corallococcus sp. NCRR:
- a CDS encoding glutamate--cysteine ligase → MGLAIQQEEFTPEEHTRFVARLAESLEALRQVLQRPGFGVGPVTMGAELEVALVDGAGFPLPVNQQVLAKSKDDRLTLELNRFNMEMNLRPSLLAGRPFTGLQAQLDDVLAELRRAAATEGARVAAVGILPTLRQADLGKNALTPQPRYRALASAIRKRRDGPFQVAIAGDDTLNLTWEDVTLEGANTSLQFHLRVAPEDFARVYNAAQLATGPVLAACGNSPVFLGKRLWEETRVALFQQATDDRSDSDEAAHLHPRVTFGHGWVREGPHELFAEAVALYPALLPVMGQESPLEVVAAGGLPKLEELRLHTGTVWSWNRAVYDPHGEGHVRIEFRALPSGPTPVDMVANGAFMLGLTLGLAERVDALLPALPFWQARRNFKQAAHYGLGAKLLWPAETAPSPRVLPAVELVKQLLPVARRGLLEAGVEAAEADGLLDIIARRVAIQRTGARWQRAVLERLEAHMPRQDALAALLERYLELSEEGLPVHTWPVER, encoded by the coding sequence ATGGGACTGGCCATCCAGCAGGAGGAGTTCACGCCGGAGGAGCACACGCGGTTCGTGGCGCGGCTCGCGGAGAGCCTGGAGGCGCTGCGGCAGGTGCTCCAACGTCCCGGCTTCGGCGTGGGGCCCGTGACGATGGGCGCGGAGCTGGAGGTGGCGCTGGTGGACGGCGCGGGCTTCCCGCTGCCGGTGAACCAGCAGGTGCTGGCGAAGTCGAAGGACGACCGGCTGACGCTGGAGCTCAACCGCTTCAACATGGAGATGAACCTGCGCCCCTCGCTGCTCGCGGGGCGGCCGTTCACCGGGCTCCAGGCCCAGCTGGACGACGTGCTGGCGGAGCTGAGGCGCGCGGCGGCGACGGAGGGCGCGCGCGTGGCGGCGGTGGGCATCCTGCCCACGCTGCGGCAGGCGGACCTGGGGAAGAACGCGCTCACGCCGCAGCCGCGCTACCGGGCGCTGGCCTCGGCCATCCGCAAGCGGCGCGACGGGCCCTTCCAGGTGGCCATCGCGGGCGACGACACGCTCAACCTCACCTGGGAGGACGTGACGCTGGAGGGGGCGAACACGTCGCTCCAGTTCCACCTGCGCGTGGCCCCGGAGGACTTCGCGCGCGTGTACAACGCCGCGCAGCTGGCCACCGGGCCGGTGCTGGCCGCGTGCGGAAACTCGCCGGTGTTCCTGGGCAAGCGGCTGTGGGAGGAGACGCGCGTGGCGCTCTTCCAGCAGGCCACGGACGACCGCAGCGACAGCGACGAGGCCGCGCACCTGCACCCGCGCGTGACGTTCGGACACGGCTGGGTGCGCGAGGGCCCGCACGAGCTGTTCGCGGAGGCCGTGGCGCTCTACCCGGCGCTGCTGCCGGTGATGGGGCAGGAGTCCCCGCTGGAGGTGGTGGCCGCCGGGGGCCTGCCGAAGCTGGAGGAGCTGCGGCTGCACACGGGGACGGTCTGGTCGTGGAACCGGGCCGTCTATGATCCGCACGGCGAAGGCCACGTGCGCATCGAGTTCCGCGCGCTGCCCTCCGGCCCCACGCCGGTGGACATGGTGGCCAACGGCGCGTTCATGCTGGGGCTGACGCTGGGGCTCGCGGAGCGGGTGGACGCGCTGCTGCCGGCGCTGCCCTTCTGGCAGGCGCGGCGCAACTTCAAGCAGGCGGCGCACTACGGTCTGGGCGCGAAGTTGCTGTGGCCGGCGGAGACCGCGCCCAGCCCCCGGGTGTTGCCGGCGGTGGAGCTGGTGAAGCAGCTGTTGCCCGTGGCGCGGCGCGGGCTGCTGGAGGCCGGGGTGGAGGCGGCGGAGGCGGACGGCCTCCTGGACATCATCGCCCGGCGCGTGGCGATTCAACGGACCGGGGCGCGCTGGCAGCGGGCGGTGCTGGAGCGGCTGGAGGCCCACATGCCCCGGCAGGACGCGCTGGCGGCCCTGCTGGAGCGCTACCTGGAGCTGTCGGAGGAGGGGCTGCCGGTGCACACCTGGCCGGTGGAGCGCTGA
- a CDS encoding LytR/AlgR family response regulator transcription factor, with translation MREPLRVLIADDELLARKRLSRLLAALPDVSVCGEAVDGDSVLAAVRAGGVDVVLLDIHMPGLSGLDAMALLPEGGPHVIFCTAHAEHAVNAFEHGAVDYVLKPVEAARLQKALERARARLPARVKAIPTTAPASGAEKPALARLPIPTRQGLVLVSPDAISHASLEDELVTVFTAQGDYLTDFTLNELADKLPPEHFHRVHRRALLNLAHVTRLEPLETGGYLARTARGHSVEVSRQSARELRRMLGLRKGAEDEG, from the coding sequence GTGAGAGAGCCCTTGCGCGTCCTCATCGCAGACGATGAACTGCTGGCCCGCAAGCGCCTGTCCCGCCTCCTGGCCGCGCTGCCCGACGTGAGCGTCTGCGGCGAGGCGGTGGACGGAGACTCGGTGCTCGCGGCGGTGCGCGCGGGCGGCGTGGACGTGGTGCTGCTGGACATCCACATGCCGGGCCTGAGCGGGCTGGACGCGATGGCGCTGCTGCCGGAGGGCGGGCCCCACGTCATCTTCTGCACCGCGCACGCGGAGCACGCGGTGAACGCCTTCGAGCACGGCGCGGTGGACTACGTCCTCAAGCCCGTGGAGGCGGCGCGGCTGCAGAAGGCGCTGGAGCGCGCGCGGGCGCGGCTGCCGGCGCGGGTGAAGGCCATCCCCACGACGGCGCCGGCATCAGGCGCGGAGAAGCCCGCGCTGGCGCGGCTGCCCATCCCGACGCGGCAGGGGCTGGTGCTGGTGTCGCCGGACGCCATCTCCCACGCGTCGCTGGAGGACGAGCTGGTGACGGTGTTCACCGCGCAGGGCGACTACCTCACCGACTTCACGCTCAACGAACTGGCGGACAAGCTGCCACCGGAGCACTTCCACCGGGTGCACCGCCGCGCGCTGCTCAACCTGGCCCACGTGACGCGGCTGGAGCCCCTGGAGACCGGCGGCTACCTGGCGCGCACGGCGCGGGGCCACTCGGTGGAGGTGAGCCGCCAGTCCGCGCGCGAGCTGCGCCGCATGCTGGGCCTGCGCAAGGGCGCGGAGGACGAGGGCTGA
- a CDS encoding sensor histidine kinase produces MPETSSEGSIVRATLRALIAPWRLAPIVLVSIPLLVAQVRWSVDPRAFWLGLLLCLMCVAVAPVSYRVMFPEGLDLSHGGIRLLLYAAVGCGVVLSVGYALPRVTLMQDTFLSEPYNLAICGGLFLVAGWGLGRDIGFEETLARERARATRFAWEAEQAQLLALRSHLDPHFLFNTLNAIAEWCREDGAVAEAAVLRLSTMLRSVLAGVRSVTWPLSQELELMHTLFDLHLLRDPDLFQLRMDVADGLSDVPVPPLLLLPLAENAVKHGPAAGHRGPLSVEVAAREGAVVVTIDNPGASKGPREGSVGLPTVERRLALAYGGHALLSLESADGRTRVTVTLPRQGPQPGVLT; encoded by the coding sequence ATGCCGGAGACGTCGTCGGAAGGCTCCATCGTTCGCGCCACGCTGCGCGCGCTCATCGCACCGTGGCGGCTGGCCCCCATCGTCCTGGTGTCCATCCCGCTGCTCGTGGCCCAGGTGCGCTGGAGCGTGGACCCTCGCGCGTTCTGGCTCGGGCTGCTGCTGTGCCTGATGTGCGTCGCGGTGGCGCCCGTGTCGTACCGGGTGATGTTTCCGGAAGGACTGGACCTGAGCCACGGCGGCATCCGCCTGCTGCTCTACGCGGCGGTGGGCTGCGGCGTGGTGCTGTCGGTGGGCTACGCCCTGCCGCGCGTCACGCTGATGCAGGACACGTTCCTGTCGGAGCCGTACAACCTGGCCATCTGCGGCGGGCTGTTCCTCGTCGCGGGCTGGGGGTTGGGGCGGGACATCGGCTTCGAGGAGACGCTGGCCCGTGAGCGCGCCCGCGCCACCCGCTTCGCCTGGGAGGCGGAGCAGGCGCAGCTGCTGGCGCTGCGCAGCCACCTGGATCCGCACTTTCTCTTCAACACGCTGAACGCCATCGCGGAGTGGTGCCGCGAGGACGGCGCCGTCGCGGAGGCCGCGGTGCTGCGGCTGTCCACGATGCTCCGCTCGGTGCTCGCGGGCGTGCGCAGCGTCACCTGGCCACTGTCGCAGGAGCTGGAGCTGATGCACACGCTCTTCGACCTGCACCTGTTGCGCGACCCGGACCTGTTCCAGCTGCGCATGGACGTGGCGGACGGGCTTTCGGACGTGCCCGTGCCGCCGCTGCTGCTGCTGCCCCTGGCGGAGAACGCGGTGAAGCACGGCCCGGCGGCAGGCCACCGGGGGCCGCTGAGCGTGGAGGTGGCCGCGCGCGAGGGGGCGGTGGTGGTCACCATCGACAACCCGGGCGCGTCGAAGGGCCCCCGCGAGGGCAGCGTGGGCCTGCCCACCGTGGAGCGGCGGCTGGCGCTGGCCTATGGCGGCCACGCGCTGCTGTCCCTGGAGAGCGCCGACGGGCGCACCCGTGTCACCGTCACCCTGCCCCGCCAGGGCCCCCAACCCGGAGTCCTCACGTGA
- the hemG gene encoding protoporphyrinogen oxidase has translation MTVAVIGGGITGLALAYQLRARGTDAVVLESTSRVGGNVQTHARGGYLLEAGPNSFLDREPTTRELAEALGVSSRIRPADAAAKNRYVFTRGALRALPTSPPAFLKSDILPLASRLRVVGELFSGRNPTGADESLATLGRRHLGREATAVLLDAMQTGTYAGDPEQLSAEATFPQLVKLEREHRSLILGAIRAQRAARQAKGAAEPGPRLTGQMSTFDGGLGVLVDALAKALGDRVSTDAKVEGLERAADGWKVRYQHRGQPAELTASDVVLAVPAHVAASLVRPLDAELAAKADAIPYAPIAVVHLGFAPGTVPKPDGFGFLIPAVEGTAMLGTIHVSTTFPFRVEGGRVLLTCLMGGARRPEVVSRDEDALVALAREELKTMAGLTATPELTAVFRWPRGIPQYTVGHLERLAAMEERLKRWPGLHLAGNAYRGVGVNDCLKEAARLAEALGGPAAGAARSA, from the coding sequence ATGACGGTCGCGGTCATTGGGGGAGGCATCACCGGACTGGCGCTGGCCTATCAATTGCGGGCTCGCGGTACTGATGCCGTGGTGCTGGAGTCGACGTCACGCGTGGGTGGAAACGTGCAGACCCACGCACGCGGGGGCTACCTGTTGGAGGCGGGGCCCAACAGCTTCCTGGACCGGGAACCCACGACGCGTGAACTGGCGGAAGCGCTGGGAGTGTCATCCCGGATTCGTCCGGCGGATGCGGCGGCGAAAAACCGTTACGTATTCACCCGGGGTGCCCTGCGGGCCCTGCCCACATCGCCCCCGGCGTTCCTGAAATCCGACATCCTCCCCCTTGCGTCCCGCCTGCGGGTGGTGGGGGAGCTGTTCAGCGGACGCAACCCCACGGGTGCGGACGAGTCCCTGGCCACGTTGGGGCGGCGCCACCTGGGACGTGAGGCGACGGCGGTGCTGCTGGACGCGATGCAGACGGGCACCTACGCGGGCGACCCGGAGCAGCTCAGCGCGGAGGCCACGTTCCCGCAGCTCGTGAAGCTCGAGCGGGAGCACCGCAGCCTCATCCTGGGCGCCATCCGCGCGCAGCGCGCGGCGCGACAGGCGAAGGGCGCGGCGGAGCCAGGGCCCCGGCTCACCGGGCAGATGAGCACGTTCGACGGCGGCCTGGGCGTGCTGGTGGACGCGCTGGCGAAGGCGCTGGGCGACCGCGTGAGCACGGACGCGAAGGTGGAGGGGCTGGAGCGCGCGGCGGACGGCTGGAAGGTGCGCTACCAGCACCGGGGCCAGCCGGCGGAGCTGACCGCGTCGGACGTGGTGCTGGCGGTGCCCGCGCACGTGGCGGCGTCGCTCGTGCGTCCGCTGGACGCGGAGCTGGCGGCGAAGGCGGACGCCATCCCGTACGCGCCCATCGCCGTGGTGCACCTGGGCTTCGCGCCGGGGACGGTGCCGAAGCCGGACGGGTTCGGGTTCCTGATTCCGGCGGTGGAGGGCACGGCGATGCTGGGCACCATCCATGTCTCCACCACGTTCCCCTTCCGCGTGGAGGGCGGGCGCGTGCTGCTGACGTGTCTGATGGGCGGCGCTCGCCGTCCGGAGGTCGTCTCGCGCGACGAGGACGCGCTGGTGGCGCTGGCGCGCGAGGAGCTGAAGACGATGGCGGGGCTCACCGCGACGCCGGAGCTGACGGCGGTGTTCCGCTGGCCGCGCGGGATTCCGCAGTACACCGTGGGGCACCTGGAGCGCCTGGCGGCGATGGAGGAGCGGCTGAAGCGCTGGCCCGGCCTGCACCTCGCCGGCAACGCGTACCGGGGCGTGGGCGTCAACGACTGCCTCAAGGAGGCGGCGCGGCTGGCGGAGGCGCTGGGAGGGCCCGCGGCGGGTGCCGCCCGGAGCGCCTGA
- a CDS encoding SDR family oxidoreductase, whose translation MRYVITGASRGIGFEFVQQLLRRGETVDAGVRAPELARRLEPLLLEAGSRLRIHPLDVTRADSVHAFAERVCREPVDVLINNAGVSGQWVGLHELDYEDLARTIEVNALGPLRITSALLPALRHGAGRKVAHVTSRMGSLSSNTEGGAYAYRMSKAALNMGVRSMSNDLRREGLACVLLHPGWVQTDMGGHDAPLPAEESVRGMLRVIDSVSLEHSGRFFDYEGAEVPW comes from the coding sequence ATGCGCTATGTCATCACGGGAGCAAGCCGTGGCATCGGTTTCGAATTCGTGCAGCAACTGCTGCGGCGGGGAGAAACGGTGGATGCGGGTGTGCGTGCTCCGGAGCTGGCGCGCCGGCTGGAGCCGCTGCTGCTGGAGGCGGGCAGCCGCCTGAGGATCCACCCATTGGATGTCACCCGCGCGGACAGCGTGCACGCGTTCGCGGAGCGCGTCTGCCGCGAGCCGGTGGACGTGCTCATCAACAACGCGGGCGTGTCCGGCCAGTGGGTGGGGCTGCATGAGCTGGACTACGAGGACCTGGCGCGCACCATCGAGGTGAACGCGCTCGGGCCGCTGCGCATCACCTCCGCGCTCCTGCCCGCGCTGCGGCACGGCGCGGGGCGCAAGGTGGCGCACGTCACGTCGCGCATGGGTTCGCTCTCCAGCAACACGGAGGGCGGCGCGTACGCCTACCGCATGTCCAAGGCCGCGCTGAACATGGGCGTGCGCTCCATGTCCAACGACCTGCGCCGCGAAGGCCTGGCGTGCGTGCTGCTGCATCCGGGTTGGGTGCAGACGGACATGGGCGGGCACGACGCGCCGCTGCCGGCGGAGGAGTCCGTGCGCGGGATGCTGCGGGTCATCGACAGCGTCTCGCTGGAGCACTCCGGCCGGTTCTTCGACTACGAAGGCGCGGAGGTGCCCTGGTAG
- a CDS encoding CapA family protein has product MAWRRWSVAWVAACLVACGPGASTPKQGQEAVTPGDEPSTPVTPPDETPGKEEPPPPQPPPDEEPPPDETAEEPPPPEENPVLTACAPEPAADATVPEAERTARHDYACTGIALEGSLVSTAGTPVADAVMKVGDAQARTNASGHFRFPVLPRHNRLLTVEAEAFRPAVVAVELRRGLTEKRVTLPPVRLSPKEGVRMLFAGDVSLGRRFLDPDDTTPRNQMPKDDPAALIRVSDPLPGTKAVFTHVRPYFQAADFRAVNLETPVTDHPATPHDEKAYAFFTLPGSLPALPWLGVDYVSLGNNHVYDYLAPGLADTLTHVGSTGMAFSGAGQDEDAAFMPARMSLPGANYSLVSLCSITGSAHDQQYVAGPNQGGAADARNLTRASALLSAEKAQGRVPVAVLHTGVEYSVRPSTPTAQRMRDLVDAGAGLVIAHHPHIPQGFARHEGVLMAQSLGNFAFDQDRMETMVGLMAEVEATGTRVDRARAVPVYIEDYRPRPVAGDLADSFLRHLAELSREGGVELVPQPSWGELLPEDRHAAVSERTVDVPVTVDANGRATVDLRPLRQQGESVAVAKLTGADVTGVKLKAGRDVLLHGDFEDHDVDDDANEATRWSVGPNAGYVCQDGPHRGAAALCQRRAASDSRSAAVKLVNRFRPPGFAEGPPNRDLTAVAWLKGQGGGAFSAKVQYLPVESYTLFGEQTLLRHDGGTYDWTLVAEDLRFPADPPKPDLWNAPWALDLTLNTAPPKSGQGVTAVDDLALVAWEKQATGGTLTLQTPHARDFVRVEAPAGTYTLRVTFREHRVP; this is encoded by the coding sequence ATGGCGTGGCGGCGATGGTCCGTGGCGTGGGTGGCGGCGTGTCTGGTGGCGTGCGGTCCTGGCGCGTCCACGCCGAAGCAGGGGCAGGAGGCCGTGACGCCGGGCGATGAGCCCTCGACGCCGGTGACGCCTCCGGACGAAACGCCCGGCAAGGAAGAGCCTCCGCCTCCCCAGCCACCCCCGGACGAGGAGCCGCCACCCGACGAGACGGCGGAGGAGCCGCCCCCACCGGAGGAGAATCCGGTGCTGACGGCCTGCGCGCCGGAGCCCGCGGCGGACGCCACCGTGCCCGAAGCCGAGCGGACCGCGCGCCATGACTACGCCTGCACCGGCATCGCGCTGGAGGGCTCGCTGGTCTCCACGGCGGGCACGCCGGTGGCGGACGCCGTGATGAAGGTGGGGGACGCGCAGGCGCGCACGAACGCATCCGGCCACTTCCGCTTCCCCGTGCTGCCCCGTCACAACCGGCTGCTGACGGTGGAGGCGGAGGCTTTTCGTCCGGCGGTGGTGGCGGTGGAGCTGCGCCGGGGCCTCACGGAGAAGCGCGTGACGCTGCCGCCGGTGCGCCTGTCTCCGAAGGAGGGCGTGCGGATGCTCTTCGCGGGCGACGTGTCACTGGGCCGGCGCTTCCTCGACCCGGACGACACCACGCCGCGCAACCAGATGCCAAAGGACGACCCGGCGGCGCTCATCCGCGTGTCGGATCCGCTGCCGGGCACGAAGGCCGTCTTCACCCACGTGCGGCCCTACTTCCAGGCGGCGGACTTCCGCGCCGTGAACCTGGAGACGCCGGTGACGGACCACCCGGCGACGCCGCATGACGAGAAGGCCTACGCGTTCTTCACGCTGCCCGGCTCGCTGCCCGCGCTGCCGTGGCTGGGCGTGGACTACGTGAGCCTGGGCAACAACCACGTCTATGACTACCTGGCGCCTGGGCTCGCGGACACGCTCACGCACGTGGGCTCGACGGGCATGGCCTTCAGTGGCGCGGGCCAGGACGAGGACGCGGCGTTCATGCCCGCGCGCATGTCGCTCCCGGGCGCGAACTACAGCCTCGTCTCCCTGTGCTCCATCACCGGCAGCGCGCATGATCAGCAGTACGTCGCGGGCCCCAACCAGGGCGGCGCGGCGGACGCGCGCAACCTGACGCGGGCGTCCGCGCTGCTGTCCGCGGAGAAGGCGCAGGGGCGCGTGCCGGTGGCGGTGCTGCACACCGGCGTCGAGTACAGCGTCCGACCCTCCACTCCGACGGCGCAGCGGATGCGCGACCTGGTGGACGCGGGCGCGGGGCTCGTCATCGCGCACCACCCGCACATCCCGCAGGGCTTCGCGCGCCACGAAGGCGTGTTGATGGCGCAGTCGCTGGGCAACTTCGCCTTCGACCAGGACCGCATGGAGACGATGGTGGGCCTGATGGCGGAGGTGGAGGCCACGGGCACGCGCGTGGACCGCGCCCGCGCGGTGCCCGTGTACATCGAGGACTACCGCCCCCGGCCCGTCGCGGGCGACCTGGCGGACAGCTTCCTGCGCCACCTGGCGGAGCTGTCCCGCGAGGGCGGCGTGGAGCTGGTGCCGCAGCCCTCCTGGGGCGAGCTGCTCCCGGAAGACAGACACGCGGCGGTGAGCGAGCGCACCGTGGACGTGCCGGTGACGGTGGACGCGAATGGCCGCGCCACGGTGGACCTGCGGCCCCTGCGCCAGCAAGGCGAGTCCGTGGCGGTGGCGAAGCTCACGGGCGCGGACGTGACGGGCGTGAAGCTCAAGGCCGGCCGCGACGTGCTCCTGCACGGCGACTTCGAGGACCACGACGTGGACGACGACGCCAACGAGGCGACGCGCTGGAGCGTGGGCCCGAACGCGGGCTACGTGTGCCAGGACGGGCCGCACCGGGGCGCGGCGGCGCTCTGCCAGCGGCGCGCGGCCAGCGACTCACGGAGCGCGGCGGTGAAGCTGGTGAACCGCTTCCGTCCGCCGGGCTTCGCGGAAGGGCCGCCCAACCGGGACCTCACCGCGGTGGCGTGGCTGAAGGGGCAGGGCGGCGGCGCGTTCTCCGCGAAGGTGCAGTACCTGCCCGTGGAGTCCTACACGCTCTTCGGCGAGCAGACGCTGCTGCGCCACGACGGCGGCACCTACGACTGGACGCTGGTGGCGGAGGACCTGCGCTTCCCCGCCGACCCACCGAAGCCGGACCTGTGGAACGCGCCCTGGGCGTTGGATTTGACGCTCAACACCGCGCCCCCGAAGTCCGGCCAGGGCGTGACGGCGGTGGACGACCTGGCGCTGGTGGCCTGGGAGAAGCAGGCCACGGGCGGCACGCTGACGCTCCAGACGCCGCACGCGCGGGACTTCGTGCGGGTGGAGGCCCCGGCGGGCACGTACACGCTGCGCGTCACCTTCCGCGAGCACCGAGTGCCCTGA
- the pdxH gene encoding pyridoxamine 5'-phosphate oxidase encodes MVRRVTTIPPDPIQRFADLFAQAKAAIPVDPNAMVVASVDDQGRPSSRVVLLKDFDARGFVFFTNFHSRKGQQLRAHPYAALCFFWQPLEQQVRIEGRVEQVSDEEADAYFQSRARGSQIGAWASLQSEELPSRELLDQRVAEVEARFQGRAVERPPHWSGFRVVPDRIEFWHARPSRLHERNVYLRDGAEWKTQLLYP; translated from the coding sequence ATGGTGCGCCGCGTGACGACGATTCCTCCCGACCCCATCCAGCGCTTCGCCGACCTCTTCGCCCAGGCGAAGGCCGCCATCCCCGTGGACCCCAACGCCATGGTGGTGGCGTCCGTGGACGACCAGGGCCGCCCCAGCTCACGCGTGGTGCTGCTCAAGGACTTCGATGCGCGGGGCTTCGTCTTCTTCACCAACTTCCACAGCCGCAAGGGGCAGCAGTTGCGTGCGCACCCGTACGCGGCGCTGTGCTTCTTCTGGCAGCCCCTGGAGCAGCAGGTGCGCATCGAGGGCCGGGTGGAGCAGGTGAGTGACGAGGAAGCCGACGCGTACTTCCAGAGCCGGGCGCGCGGCAGCCAGATTGGCGCGTGGGCCAGCCTCCAGAGCGAGGAGCTGCCCTCGCGCGAGCTGCTGGACCAGCGCGTGGCGGAGGTGGAGGCGCGCTTCCAGGGCCGCGCGGTGGAGCGCCCGCCGCACTGGAGCGGCTTCCGCGTGGTGCCGGACCGCATCGAGTTCTGGCACGCCCGCCCCAGCCGACTGCACGAGCGCAACGTCTACCTGCGCGACGGCGCGGAGTGGAAGACGCAGCTGCTCTACCCCTGA
- the glgA gene encoding glycogen synthase GlgA, translating into MKILFIASEVTPFSKTGGLGDVAGALPTALAGLGHDVKIVTPRYQDVRNTGQLLPTGQSLVLRFPFGETGGPILSARLSERLEVLFLENEAFYGGRKGLYGDAAGEFADNPRRFAYLCVGALQAAQRLRFFPDIIHLHDWQTGLVPVALRRGFQSTPLAKAKCVFTIHNLAYQGQFPKRTMEDLGLPWDLFTPEGVEFYDHVNFLKAGLVYSEALTTVSPTYAREIQTPEQGYGLDGLLRRRSHALTGIINGIDAHEWNPQTDSYLPARYGQDDMTGKAVCKRALLEHFGLPTQGNAPVFGIVSRLAWQKGVDLLLETLPAALQADLRFVAVGNGDPALEEGLRALQARFPRQVGVHIGFDPALSHLVEAGSDFFLMPSRYEPCGLNQMYSLRYGTVPIVRATGGLVDTVEGGLDGNGILFEAFHRSALLAAIRRALSLYADPARLGHFQVRGMGKDFSWTASARKYEALFHSLVEE; encoded by the coding sequence ATGAAGATCCTCTTCATCGCCTCGGAGGTCACCCCCTTCTCGAAGACGGGGGGACTGGGCGACGTGGCCGGGGCCCTGCCCACGGCGCTCGCCGGGCTGGGGCACGACGTGAAGATCGTCACGCCCCGCTACCAGGACGTGCGCAACACCGGACAGTTGCTGCCCACCGGCCAGTCCCTGGTGCTGCGCTTCCCCTTCGGTGAGACGGGCGGCCCCATCCTGTCCGCGCGACTCAGTGAACGCCTGGAGGTCCTCTTCCTGGAGAACGAGGCCTTCTACGGCGGACGCAAGGGCCTCTACGGCGACGCGGCCGGCGAGTTCGCGGACAACCCCCGCCGCTTCGCCTACCTGTGCGTGGGCGCGCTCCAGGCCGCGCAGCGCCTGCGCTTCTTCCCGGACATCATCCATCTGCACGACTGGCAGACGGGCCTCGTCCCGGTGGCGCTGCGCCGGGGCTTCCAAAGCACGCCGCTCGCGAAGGCGAAGTGCGTCTTCACCATCCACAACCTGGCCTACCAGGGGCAGTTCCCCAAGCGGACCATGGAGGACCTGGGGCTGCCGTGGGACCTCTTCACCCCGGAGGGCGTGGAGTTCTACGACCACGTCAACTTCCTCAAGGCGGGGCTCGTCTACTCCGAGGCGCTCACCACCGTGTCGCCCACCTACGCGCGCGAAATCCAGACGCCGGAGCAGGGCTACGGGCTGGATGGCCTGCTGCGCCGCCGCTCGCACGCGCTCACCGGTATCATCAACGGCATCGACGCGCACGAGTGGAACCCGCAGACGGACTCCTACCTGCCCGCGCGCTACGGCCAGGACGACATGACGGGGAAGGCCGTCTGCAAGCGCGCCCTGCTGGAGCACTTCGGCCTGCCCACGCAAGGAAACGCCCCGGTGTTCGGCATCGTCAGCCGGCTGGCGTGGCAGAAGGGCGTGGACCTGCTCCTGGAGACGCTGCCCGCGGCGCTCCAGGCGGACCTGCGGTTCGTGGCGGTGGGCAACGGCGACCCGGCCCTGGAGGAAGGGTTGAGGGCGCTCCAGGCCCGCTTCCCCAGGCAGGTGGGCGTGCACATCGGGTTCGACCCGGCGTTGTCACACCTGGTGGAGGCCGGGTCGGACTTCTTCCTCATGCCCAGCCGCTACGAGCCGTGCGGGCTGAACCAGATGTATTCCCTGCGCTACGGCACGGTGCCCATCGTCCGGGCCACGGGCGGGCTGGTGGACACGGTGGAGGGCGGGCTGGACGGCAATGGCATCCTCTTCGAGGCCTTCCACCGCTCGGCGCTCCTGGCCGCCATCCGCCGGGCGCTCTCCCTGTACGCGGACCCCGCACGGCTGGGGCACTTCCAGGTGCGGGGCATGGGGAAGGACTTCTCCTGGACCGCGTCCGCCCGGAAGTACGAGGCCCTCTTCCACTCCCTGGTGGAGGAATAG
- a CDS encoding serine/threonine protein kinase has translation MAEAPDLGGYEVVGRLAVGGMAEVYQARPRETTQRSPGEPEEVVIKRLHPSFRNDPAYVKAFVDEAKLTVRLRNAHIVRTFRLFRAGPDYLMVQELVSGRTLGYMQELLIKAGAAMPPESACYIAWCILKALDYIHRAKVGENGATIVHRDVNPANVLLGVQGDVKLTDFGVAEVEGMIRGDSGALRGTLPYMSPEQVLGQAVDARTDLYAVGVILWELWAGRRLFTGDNEAQLMHQVRDARVPLLSTLSPDLPDYAARVARKALFADRARRFQTAAEFIKALEVLARRAGWPLTVEALQPLLGG, from the coding sequence GTGGCGGAAGCTCCGGACCTGGGTGGCTATGAAGTGGTCGGCCGGCTGGCGGTCGGCGGCATGGCCGAGGTGTATCAGGCGCGTCCCCGTGAGACGACCCAGCGCTCCCCGGGCGAGCCCGAGGAAGTGGTCATCAAGCGGCTGCACCCGTCCTTCCGCAACGACCCCGCGTATGTGAAGGCCTTCGTCGACGAGGCGAAGCTGACGGTGCGCCTGCGCAACGCGCACATCGTGCGGACGTTCCGGCTGTTCCGCGCCGGGCCGGACTACCTCATGGTGCAGGAGCTCGTGAGTGGCCGGACGCTGGGCTACATGCAGGAGCTGCTGATCAAAGCCGGCGCCGCGATGCCGCCGGAGTCCGCCTGCTACATCGCGTGGTGCATCCTCAAGGCGCTGGACTACATCCACCGCGCCAAGGTGGGGGAGAACGGCGCCACCATCGTCCACCGCGACGTGAACCCCGCCAACGTGCTCCTGGGCGTCCAGGGCGACGTGAAGCTCACCGACTTCGGCGTGGCGGAGGTCGAGGGGATGATCCGCGGCGACTCCGGCGCGCTGCGCGGCACGCTGCCGTACATGAGCCCGGAGCAGGTGCTGGGGCAGGCGGTGGACGCCCGCACGGACCTGTACGCGGTGGGCGTCATCCTCTGGGAGCTGTGGGCCGGCCGCCGCCTCTTCACCGGCGACAACGAGGCGCAGCTGATGCACCAGGTGCGCGACGCCCGCGTGCCGCTGCTCTCCACGCTGTCGCCGGACCTGCCGGACTACGCGGCGCGGGTGGCGCGCAAGGCGCTGTTCGCGGACCGGGCCCGCCGCTTCCAGACCGCGGCGGAGTTCATCAAGGCGCTGGAGGTCCTGGCGCGCCGCGCGGGCTGGCCCCTGACGGTGGAGGCGCTGCAGCCTCTGCTGGGCGGCTGA